From the Sanguibacter sp. HDW7 genome, the window GGCTCCGCTCAGCGCGTGAAGGCGAGGTGCCAGGTCTCGGGGCCGCGCTGGAGATACTCGACCGCGAAGCGGCCGGGGTGACGGGCCTCGATCTGGGCGAGGAGCGGCAGCGGGTCGTGCGGGGCGACGAGGACGAGGCCGCGGCCCTCCTCGACCGCGTCGAGCGCGCCGAAGATCGTCGCGTGGCGGACGGCGTGCGGGATGACGGTCGCGTCAAGGACGGGCAAGTCGGGGCCCGCGCCCTCGGTCGCCGCGGGCTCGGCAACGTCCGCGTCCGACGCGGCGTCGGCCGGGGCTGCGCCGCCCCCGCCGCAGCCGCCTCCGCCGCAGCCGCACCCGTGCCCGGAGGGGGCGGCGGGTGCGCGGAGGACCTCGCGGACCTCCTCGGCGGGGCGGGTGAGCGGGACGCGGGCGTCGCGCGCGACGAGCGGCACGAGGTCGTGGTCGAGCGTGTCGGAGTGGACGGCGAGCAGAGCGGCGAGGACGTGGCCAGCGCCGACGGCCTCGAGCGGGTGGGTCGTCGTCGCGAGCGTGGTCGCGGCGTCGCGGACGGCGGTGTGGAGCCGCACGAGGGTGCTCGTGGCGGGGCCGCCGTCGGTGGCTGTGCGGACGGCGGGGAGGAGGTGCGCCTCCTCGGCCTCGAGGTGGGGAACGAGGCGGTCGGTCGTCCACCGGGAGAGGCGCTCGCGTGAGGCACCGGCCTGCTGGGCGTCGGCGCCGCTGACTGCGCGGGCGAGCTGGTCGACGAGGACGTGGAGCGTGCCGCGCATCGCGGTGTGGTCGCCCGCGAGCTCCTCGGCGGCGCGGGCGTCGTCGAGGTTCGAGGCGAGGAGCAGGTCGTCCATCGGGGGATCTCCGGTCGTGTTCGGGACCGAGGTCCGGTCCGCCTGCGTCCGACAATAGTACAATCGGCTCCGTGGAAATAACTCCGCGTCCCGGCTACGGCCCCGCCGCCGTCGTCCCGCGCCCCTCGCCCGCCGCGGAGCTCTCGCGCGCCCGCCGCCAGGTGCTCGACCTCCTCGTCGCGCGGGGCGTCCCGACGAGCGTCACCACGGTCGCCACCGAGCTCGGTCAGCACACCAACACCGTGCGCGAGCACCTCGAGGGCCTCGCCGACCTCGGCCTCGTCGAGCGCTCGACCGCTCGTCCCTCGGGACGCGGCCGTCCCGGCGCCCTCTACGCCGCGACGCCGGCGAGCGTGACCGACCCGGCCGTCCAGGAGTACGCGGGCCTCGCCTCCGTCCTCGCCGACCAGATCGCCCGCACGAGCCCCGACCCGCGCGCCGACGCGCTCGCGGCGGGCGACCGTTGGGGTCGCGAGCTCGTCGCGCGCGAGCAGGCCTCCGACGCGACCCACGCACGGCGCTCCGTCGTCCGGCTCCTCGACCGGCTCGGGTTCGCCCCCGTGCCCGACGGCTCCGACCACGCCGTCGAGCTGCGCCGCTGCCCCCTGCTCGACGCCGCGCTGCGCACCCCCGAGGTCGTGTGCGCCGTCCACCTCGGACTCGCGCGCGGCGCGCTCGACGCGCTCGGCGCGCCGACCGACCGCACGACGCTCGAGCCCTTCGCGCTGCCCGGCTCGTGCCTGCTCCACCTCGACGCCACGGAGATCTGAGCATGGCCGCCCCCGCGAGCGCGCTGCGCCGCGTCCCCCTCCTCCTGCTCGCAGGCCTCAGCCTGCTCGCGGGGCTCGACGCCGCGCTGCTGCTGCTCGGTCTGCCCGCACCCGTGACGACCGACCGCCTGCCGGACGTCCACGGCATGCTCATGGTCCTCGGCTTCGTCGGGACGCTCGTCTCGCTCGAGCGCGCGGTCGCGCTGCGTCGCTGGTGGGGCTTCGGCTCGCCCCTCCTGCTCGGCCTCGGCGCGCTCGCGCTGCTCTCGCCGCTTCCCCTGGCCGTCGGGCGCGGGCTGCTCACCGCGGGCTCGGTCGCGCTCGTCGTCGTCTACGTTCCCCTGTTCCGGCGCTCGCGCGACACCGCGGTGCTGTGCCAGCAGCTCGGCGCGGTCGCGGCGGCCTGCGGCGCGCTCCTGTGGTGGGCGGGCGCTCCCATGCCCGCGACGATCCCGTGGCTCACCGCGTTCGTCGTCACGACGATCGCGGGCGAGCGGCTCGAGCTTGCGCGCGTCGCGATGTCGGGCCTGCGCCCGGGTGACCGCACGCGCGCCGACCGCGCGATCCTCGCCGTGTGCGTCGCGACCGTGCTCGGCGCTGCGGCCGCGACGGCCTGGCCCGAGGCCGGGCACTCGCTGCTCGGCGCGGCCCTCCTCGCGCTGTGCGCATGGCTCGCGGGCCACGACGTCGCCCGACGCACGGTGCGGTCGACGGGGCTGCCTCGCTTCACGGCCGTGTGCCTCCTCGCGGCGTACGCGTGGCTCGCGGTCGCGGGCGCGATCTGGCTGCTCGGCGGCCCGCAGACGTCGGGCCCCGGCTACGACGCCGTCCTGCACAGCGTCTTCCTCGGCTTCACGATCTCGATGATCATGGCGCACGCCCCGGTCATCCTCCCGGCCGTGCTCCGCGTCCCGCTGCCCTACCACCCCGCGATGTACGTGCCCGCGGCGGTCCTCCACGTGACGCTCGTGCTGCGCGTCGCGGTGGGCGACGCTCGCGACGTGCCCGCGCTCGTCACGATCGCCGGGGTCGGCAACGTCGTCGCGATGCTCGGGTTCGTCGTGACGAACGTCGTCGTCGGCGTCCTCGCCGCGCGCAGCGCCCGCCGCGGGCGCGAGGCGCGCGCCGAGACGGCGCGTGCGCGCGCGAGCGCGCGGGCAGCGGCGGAAGCACCCGACGCCCACCCTGCAGACTCCGATCCCCCAGCCCAGGAAGCCTCAGCCCGATGACCTCGATCGCCCCGCGCCCGACCCGGCCCTCGGGCGCGCCCCGGCCGTTGTCCGCCCGCTCGTCGTGGCACCTCGCCGCGAACGCGCCCGTCGTCGTCTGGCTGCTCGCGACGGTCGCGGTCTCGCTCGTGCACCGGGAGGTCGCAGCCTCGGCGTGGCTGCTCGTCCACCTCACCCTGCTCGGCGCGGCGACGAACGCGATCCTCGTGTGGTCGGCGCACTTCGCGGACGCCCTGCTGCGTCGCCGCGTGGACGACCGGTCGCGGCGCGGGCAGGCCGTGCGGCTCGTCGTCCTCAACGTCGGCGTGCTCACGACGGTCGTCGGCATGGTCGTGTCGCAGTGGGTCGTCACGCTCGTGGGTGCGAGCGTCGTGGGGCTCGCGGTCGCGTGGCACGGGGCGGCGCTCGCGCGCTCGACGCGCGGCGCGCTCACGGGCCCGCTCGCGGTGTGCGTGCGCTTCTACGTCGCGGCCGCGTGGCTGCTGCCGCTCGGTGCGGCGGCGGGCGTGCTGCTCGCACGCGGTGCTGGACCCGGCTGGCACGCACGGCTCGTGCTGGCCCACACGGGGCTCAACGTGCTGGGGTTCGTGGGGCTCACGGTGCTCGGCACCCTCGTCACGCTGTGGCCGACGATGCTGCGCACGACGATGGATCCGCGGGCGGTGCGCGCGGTGACGCCGACGCTCGCGTGGACGCTCGGCGGCCTTCTCGCGGGTGTCGCGGGCGCGCTCCTCGGGGTGCGGCCGGTCGCGGCGGCGGGCGTCGCCGCGTACGTCGTCGGCGTCGTCACGGCGCTCGTGCCCATGGTGCGGGCGGCCCGGCGCCGTCCGCCAGCATCGTTCTCGACGCTCTCGGCGGCCTCAGCTGTCGCCTGGTGGCTCGGGACGCTCGTCACTGTCGTCGTGCTGCTCGTCGCGACGCCGTCGTGGACGGCGCTCGAGGCGCGCCTCGGGATGCTCACGGTGCCGCTCGTCGGGGGCTTCGTCGCGCAGGTGCTCCTCGGAGCGCTCACGTACCTCGTGCCCGTCGTGCTCGGTGGCGGGCCGGCCGTCGTGCGGACGACGGCGGCACGCCTCGAGCGCGGCGCGCTCACCCGCGTCGTCGTTGCGAACGGCGCCCTGCTGGTGTTCGTCCTGCCGGGCTCGAGCGCGCTGCGCGCGCTGTCGTCGATCGCGGCGCTCGGCGCGGGCGCGTGGTTCCTCGTCGTGCTCGGGCTCGCGCTGCGTGACCACCGTCGGGCGCGGCTCGGACGTATGGCGACGGTCGAGGCGCCCACGCCGCCGACGCCCGGCGCGCCGCAGGGCCCGCAGGTCGAGGCGGTGCGCGGTCCGGCCCGGGCCACGCAGCTCGTCGCGGGCGTCGCGGTGCTGCTCGTCGTCGTCGCGGGGGCTGCGGCCCTCGACCCGTCGGCGCTGCGGCTCTCCGCGACGCCGGGCGACAGCGACGGCGGCGCCTCGGGCGTCGCCGTCACGCCGACGGGCCGCACGACGACGGTCGAGGTCGAGGCGCGCGACATGCGGTTCACGCCCTCGCGCATCGAGGTGCCTGCGGGCGACCGGCTCGTCCTCGTCGTGCGGAACACGGACCCGACGACGGTCCACGACCTTGCGCTCGACACGGGTGCGTTCTCGGGCCGGCTCGCGGTCGGCGCGTCGGCGACGCTCGACGTCGGTGTCGTCGGTCGCGCGATCGACGGCTGGTGCACGATCGTCGGGCACCGGCAGTCGGGCATGACGCTCGACATCGTGCCGACGGGCCTGGGCACGACGAACAACGCCACGTCGGGCGCGACCGACGCCCCCTCCGACTCCCCGTCCGGGGGCACGGACCACGCTGGCATGGACCACGGCGCAGCGTCAGGGCCGTCGGCGGCCGACGACATCGACCTCATGCGCTCCCCCGCCGAGGGCTTCGAGGCCCGTGACGCGGCGCTGCCTCCCCTCGACGACGCGACGGTGCGGGAGGTGACGCTCACGGTCTCCGAGCTCACGACGGACGTCGCGCCGGGCGTGAGCCAGAAGCTCTGGACCTTCGGCGGCTCGGCGCCCGGACCGACCCTGCACGGGCGGGTGGGCGACACGTTCGTCGTCACGCTCGTCAACGACGGGAGCATCGGGCACTCGATCGACTTCCACGCCGGCATGCTCGCCCCCGACCAGCCGATGCGCACGATCGCGCCCGGAGAGAGCCTCACGTACCGGTTCACGGCGACGATGAGCGGCATCTGGATGTACCACTGCTCGACGATGCCCATGAGCGCGCACATCGCGAACGGCATGTTCGGCGCCGTCGTCATCGAGCCTCCGGACCTGCCCGAGGTCGATGCGAGCTACGTCCTCGTCCAGAGCGAGTTCTACCTCGGCCCGCAGGGCGGGGAGGTCGACGTCGACAAGATCGCGACGCAGCTGCCCGACCTCGTGACGTTCAACGGCTACGCGCACCAGTACGCGTACGACCCGATCGAGGCGCGCACGGGCGACCGTCTGCGCTTCTGGGTGCTCGCGGCGGGGCCCAACGTCGGCTCGTCGTTCCACGTCGTCGGCGGGCAGTTCGACACGATGTTCCACGAGGGCGCCTACCGGCTGCGGCCGGGCAACGCCGAGCACGGTGGGTCGCAGGCGCTCGACCTGTCGGTCGCGCAGGGCGGGTTCGTCGAGCTCGTCATGCCGGAGGCCGGCACGTACCCGTTCGTCTCGCACGTCATGAGCGACGCGGAGAAGGGCGCGACGGGCCGCATCCACGTGACGGACTGAGGCCCGTCCTGCTACGAGCGGTCCTGCTACCTGCCGAGCCGGCGGTCGCGGGTCGCGAAGGAGCGCAGCGCGCGGAGGTAGTCGACCCGGCGGAAGCTCGGCCAGTAGGCCTCGCAGAAGTAGTACTCGGCCTGCGCGGACTGCCACAGGAGGAAGCCGGA encodes:
- a CDS encoding DUF2249 domain-containing protein — encoded protein: MDDLLLASNLDDARAAEELAGDHTAMRGTLHVLVDQLARAVSGADAQQAGASRERLSRWTTDRLVPHLEAEEAHLLPAVRTATDGGPATSTLVRLHTAVRDAATTLATTTHPLEAVGAGHVLAALLAVHSDTLDHDLVPLVARDARVPLTRPAEEVREVLRAPAAPSGHGCGCGGGGCGGGGAAPADAASDADVAEPAATEGAGPDLPVLDATVIPHAVRHATIFGALDAVEEGRGLVLVAPHDPLPLLAQIEARHPGRFAVEYLQRGPETWHLAFTR
- a CDS encoding metalloregulator ArsR/SmtB family transcription factor yields the protein MEITPRPGYGPAAVVPRPSPAAELSRARRQVLDLLVARGVPTSVTTVATELGQHTNTVREHLEGLADLGLVERSTARPSGRGRPGALYAATPASVTDPAVQEYAGLASVLADQIARTSPDPRADALAAGDRWGRELVAREQASDATHARRSVVRLLDRLGFAPVPDGSDHAVELRRCPLLDAALRTPEVVCAVHLGLARGALDALGAPTDRTTLEPFALPGSCLLHLDATEI
- a CDS encoding multicopper oxidase domain-containing protein, with protein sequence MTSIAPRPTRPSGAPRPLSARSSWHLAANAPVVVWLLATVAVSLVHREVAASAWLLVHLTLLGAATNAILVWSAHFADALLRRRVDDRSRRGQAVRLVVLNVGVLTTVVGMVVSQWVVTLVGASVVGLAVAWHGAALARSTRGALTGPLAVCVRFYVAAAWLLPLGAAAGVLLARGAGPGWHARLVLAHTGLNVLGFVGLTVLGTLVTLWPTMLRTTMDPRAVRAVTPTLAWTLGGLLAGVAGALLGVRPVAAAGVAAYVVGVVTALVPMVRAARRRPPASFSTLSAASAVAWWLGTLVTVVVLLVATPSWTALEARLGMLTVPLVGGFVAQVLLGALTYLVPVVLGGGPAVVRTTAARLERGALTRVVVANGALLVFVLPGSSALRALSSIAALGAGAWFLVVLGLALRDHRRARLGRMATVEAPTPPTPGAPQGPQVEAVRGPARATQLVAGVAVLLVVVAGAAALDPSALRLSATPGDSDGGASGVAVTPTGRTTTVEVEARDMRFTPSRIEVPAGDRLVLVVRNTDPTTVHDLALDTGAFSGRLAVGASATLDVGVVGRAIDGWCTIVGHRQSGMTLDIVPTGLGTTNNATSGATDAPSDSPSGGTDHAGMDHGAASGPSAADDIDLMRSPAEGFEARDAALPPLDDATVREVTLTVSELTTDVAPGVSQKLWTFGGSAPGPTLHGRVGDTFVVTLVNDGSIGHSIDFHAGMLAPDQPMRTIAPGESLTYRFTATMSGIWMYHCSTMPMSAHIANGMFGAVVIEPPDLPEVDASYVLVQSEFYLGPQGGEVDVDKIATQLPDLVTFNGYAHQYAYDPIEARTGDRLRFWVLAAGPNVGSSFHVVGGQFDTMFHEGAYRLRPGNAEHGGSQALDLSVAQGGFVELVMPEAGTYPFVSHVMSDAEKGATGRIHVTD